A stretch of Zootoca vivipara chromosome 13, rZooViv1.1, whole genome shotgun sequence DNA encodes these proteins:
- the PKMYT1 gene encoding membrane-associated tyrosine- and threonine-specific cdc2-inhibitory kinase codes for MPLPLDYGGAESQMSHAPLPVPAFFREAECSFSTKKGRKPLSYTLPPRPRQKSSLSVRRIFTDRRQQPWTKLQPHSVSFHGAQRKETPLHSHLYDASKRELFFRQCFQQLSRLGRGSFGEVYKVRCREDGQLYAVKRSVEPFRGEIDRQRKLAEVRKHERVGHHPNCVSFVKAWEERGQLYIQTELCPSNLLQYCEEYGPLPEWQVRAFLWDLLQGLRHLHNRNLLHMDVKPANIFLSSSNVCKLGDFGLMLELDSRDLNDAQEGDPRYMAPELLRGEYTKAADIFSLGITILEIACNMELPNGGEGWQQLRQGHIPPEFTADLSDELRTLLVAMLEPNHLLRPSVETLLGSSLMQKTERWRKLILLAQSGIQQGVSMCKIIFRFMQWLWGSVSSSVHWLLFWHRNIPVTPPNSPLVLPPEDSSLSSGWGEEEEDAEERLGEDVFELTETAGHHNHTCPELQSSDKQPGSPLLSICPCAGNTSTPRHPSPQQTGGRKNRSLVLQGSPNLSYISPESPRSRNVTSGSLNVKSLRRTLVFGDEDEWESLAPQCSTFEPKNLLSLYEDFGI; via the exons ATGCCACTACCTCTTGACTATGGAGGGGCTGAATCTCAGATGAGTCACGCTCCTCTTCCAGTGCCTGCCTTCTTCCGGGAAGCAGAATGCAGTTTTTCAACCAAGAAAGGCCGTAAGCCACTCAGCTATACCCTTCCACCACGTCCACGCCAGAAGAGCTCACTCAGTGTGCGCAGGATTTTCACTGACCGCCGGCAGCAACCGTGGACCAAGCTCCAGCCACACAGTGTTTCCTTCCATGGTGCACAGAGGAAAGAGACACCCCTACATAGTCACCTGTATGACGCTTCCAAGAGAGAGCTGTTTTTCAGGCAGTGTTTCCAGCAGCTAAGTCGTCTTGGCAGAGGATCTTTTGGTGAAGTGTACAAG GTGCGCTGTAGGGAAGATGGACAGCTATATGCTGTGAAGCGTTCTGTGGAGCCATTCCGAGGTGAGATCGATAGGCAGCGCAAACTGGCTGAGGTGCGCAAGCACGAGCGCGTGGGGCACCATCCCAACTGTGTGAGCTTCGTAAAGGCCTGGGAAGAGCGTGGGCAGCTCTACATACAGACGGAGTTGTGTCCAAGCAACCTGTTGCAGTACTGTGAGGAGTATGGACCACTGCCCGAATGGCAAGTGCGAGCGTTCCTCTGGGACTTACTGCAGGGACTGCGTCACTTACACAACCGCAACCTTTTACACATGGATGTTAAGCCAGCTAACATCTTCCTCTCATCCAGCAATGTCTGCAAGCTAGGTGACTTTGGGCTTATGCTGGAGCTGGACTCTAGGGATCTGAATGATGCTCAAGAAGGCGATCCCCGCTACATGGCACCTGAGCTGCTCCGTGGGGAATACACCAAGGCTGCTGACATCTTCAG CCTGGGCATAACCATCTTAGAGATTGCTTGCAATATGGAGCTTCCTAATGGAGGTGAAGGTTGGCAACAACTGAGACAGGGCCATATACCCCCTGAGTTCACTGCAG ATCTTTCTGATGAGCTGCGGACTCTCCTAGTTGCCATGTTGGAACCCAACCATCTGCTCCGGCCCTCGGTGGAGACGCTGCTTGGTTCCAGCCTCATGCAGAAGACAGAGAGGTGGCGGAAGCTGATACTGCTGGCACAATCTGGGATCCAGCAAGGAGTTTCCATGTGCAAG ATCATCTTCAGGTTCATGCAGTGGCTCTGGGGGTCTGTGAGCAGCTCGGTTCACTGGCTACTGTTTTGGCATCGGAATATTCCAGTCACACCCCCAAATTCGCCCCTTGTCCTTCCCCCAGAAGACAGCAGCCTCTCTAGTGGttggggtgaggaggaagaggacgctGAAGAGAGGCTTGGTGAGGATGTCTTTGAACTAACGGAGACAGCTGGGCACCATAACCACACTTGCCCTGAGCTGCAGTCTTCTGACAA ACAGCCTGGTTCTCCTCTGCTGAGCATCTGCCCTTGTGCAGGAAACACCTCGACGCCACGGCACCCCTCACCCCAGCAAACTGGTGGCAGGAAGAACAG GTCTTTGGTACTCCAAGGCAGCCCTAACCTCAGCTACATCAGCCCAGAGTCCCCCCGTAGCAGAAATGTCACATCAGGCTCTCTGAATGTGAAGAGCTTGCGCCGCACACTAGTTTTTGGAGATGAGGATGAATGGGAGTCACTTGCTCCCCAGTGCTCTACTTTTGAGCCAAAAAACTTGCTGAGCTTGTATGAAGACTTTGGCATCTGA